A stretch of DNA from Glycine max cultivar Williams 82 chromosome 18, Glycine_max_v4.0, whole genome shotgun sequence:
GTCCTTACAATCATTCTAAAATATAGTTTGATTAAAAATGGGATAAAGAAAGAAGTCGtagataagaaagaaaaattgcaaaattatagatcaataatatattttcttgctATACAAATGTTGTGAAATGATAGATATACCCAAACAAAACAGAGGCAAAAGTTCAGTCTAAAATGCACTATGCTTGGTTCTTGCATTTGTTCTTTGGAAAAAGGGTGTAAAtagatttaataataaaaaggtcATTAAAGGGAAATCACTGTTAAttgaacaataaataaattactctTGATAGATTATGTagctttgtttaaattattacatattataGATTGTAAATTATAATTACAGATGTGtatttgatgaaaaattaaCGGTTAGTCCACATTTGTAAAATTGGAATAGTGGGGATCtttctaacaaaattttaaaaatatagcgACCAAATATGCTAAATTGAAAAACTTGgagaaaaaagtataattaaactTCTTTATGTTAAACATATAAGTTTTGttagataaaaaatcaaaaagtaaaatgaaaaatataatatttgatgGGTTTAATTTCCATGTACGGgtagtataaatattttgtataaatatttttatattgttaatcaattataaattattctaaatatctcttaaaaattaataaatttatcatacataataatatataattgaaaaaaatgattaacaaaattatgttcaaattaattaaaaaaatattagaataatttaatcaataaactataatgcataatttgataatttaatttaaatgtattaatcttatcatatttttcatCTAAATAAAATcttgtcatattttttatccataagaaataaaagataaatattaaaaatttacatcAGTTCACACATCTTTTAACTATCCTAatcttattatataattataaattctcatatattttttattagttaatgactaattaataatataaaattctttaaattaatGCTCATAAATTATTAGTGATATTCATTTTGTCCCTCTTGCGTGGAAACCAGCGGCAACAACCTTTTAAGTTTGCTatatttctctgtttttggtCACTTCACTTGAATATTCTACGTCAAACCCTACCCACTAGAGTACTGAAAGTCTGAAACCACCGTCTTGCAGGTTCCATTCTCATACCCATTAAACCATTTCAACGATTTTTCTGGAAATTCAAGGTAAAAGTTTCACCTTTGTCTTAGATTTCATCAAGTTGTTCTGTTTCCTTCAAATTCTGAGGCAACTTCTCTCTCTTTAGGGTCTAAAAGCAAATGGGtatccatgattttttttttctttttgttttgttatttggtTAAGTAGGAAACTCGGTGCCATGTGGAATTTGTGTTCCTGATGATGTGATAAAAGGTTTATTAGGTTGGTGTTTGTTTCATTTCTTTTGTCCTGTTTTCAAGGTTTCCAAAGAGATCGCTGTTTGGTCTTTTATTTGGAGCTGAATAGTAAAGAAAAGTCACAAACTCACTATAgttgtttgcatttttttagaaagataaatataaatgcaCTTGAAAATGCTGTTGAGTGTTTTGGCATTTAGAGCTTTGTGCGTTGTATAATTCAGTTCAATTCACGTGAACATAATTCCTGTGGAAAATGTTATTTGATCTCAATTTGCTAGCCTTTTGAGGTTTGTAATTTCACTCTGAAAGGTTAGATTAAGGCATGTCTGCAGTGGTTGCACTGGAATAATTGGTTTTATAGTTCTTTTGGAGCTAATGTTATTATCTGTGTACCTTTCTTCTTGACTAGTTTGTGGTTGAAGAAATGTTGATTGGTCACGCAGATCCCATATCGGAGTCTAGATCATTGAAGGATCAGATACTTGCCTACTCTGGGTCTGAATTAAGTGATGACGAACAGGAAGGTTGTTTGGAACAGATACTGTACTCAGCATCCTTTGAAGAGCATGCAAGAAATTGTGTTAAATATGACACGGTCATATGGCTTGCTATATCATTACTTCTGGTTTTAGCTTGGGGAATTGGCCTTCTTATGTTGCTTTACCTGCCCATCAGGAGATATGTGCTTCAAAAGGATTTGTCTTCTCGTAGATTATATGTTACACGCACCGAAGTAGTTTACAAGGTATATATGAGTTGTTCTACATGATCATGATGTTGTGATATATGAGTTTTGATATGGGAAGTGATCTTTTATTCCCTTTCTCCCTTGGTCTAGGTATCAAGGCCTTCGTATATACCATTTTGGGGGACTGCAAGAATTGAGAGGCGTGTACCTCTTTCTCTGGTGATTGATATTATTATCGAACAAGGTACTGACAGGCATACCAGAATGTTTTCTTGCACTCTATTTTAGTGTGTTTTGTTTAAACTAATTTCAGATACCTTCTACTTTTGTTTTGAGACttgaccatatatatatatatatatattcatcccTCATTACTGCAAAGAGTTATGAAGTGTTCTAGCACacggtttatattttttagtcagACTGAAAGGGCTGATATGAATGCTTTTCTGGAATCagtataaattttaaactaacaataataagaaatgggattagatttatattttttttgttgctgtTGACTGACGTCTAACATATCAATTTTTCCTTATAAATTGTGAGTTTTATATCATTCAAAAGAATGAAAGAGACAGTGGGGTTTTGAATGgctaaaaaaattactgactAAATACGCATAACAAAGCACAACTTGTGCTTAAAACCTACCTACATGATGTTTGTTATATCTTATACTTTTTCTTTGACTAGATTTTCTCAATTCTTTGTCCAGGTTGCCTGCAGTCTATATATGGTATCCATACTTTTCGAGTTGAAAGTATTGCACATGGAAAAGCTGCTCCTGTAGATGAACTACAAGTTCAGGGAGTTTCTGATCCTTCTCTTTTGAGAAAGGTGAAACAAAATATGTTTCATAGtattattcattatatttttggaGACAGATTTTAATGTTCAATTTTATTCCTTACATTTTATATTGTAGGGTTTCCTTTAATTTATACTGCGAAGTACTAACAAAGGGTATGTGATGTCATCATCTTAAAAAGCTACAATTGGTTTGCAGATGATTATAACAGAGGCTTCAAAGATCACACAAGATGTGAGTACAAGTGGGAACCATGCTGGTCCAAGCACAGATGTGGAAAACATCGCTCTTATGCCAAGAGCAACTGAGGGATCAGTTGTTTTGAGATCACCATCAAAAAGTTTGAAGGTAATGCTATACCTCCTGCCATGCATCTTGACAAAGAGTCACCCCTAATAACTGAAGCGATTGGATGAATGCCGGTGTTTTTAGCTTTTAGCTTTACGATCTTGAGCTGGTAGCAATTTGACCTATGGCCTTGGATTAACATACAATGATTTTTACCCATATAGTGAACTTTGTAAGAAGTATGCTAATGTTTTTATGCAACTGTTTGAATTATTAGAGTTTTGTAGGTTGAATTGAAGTTTGAAGGTGCACAACATGTTTTGAGAGATTCTGGATAAAGCAATACCATTTAGGAATTCTAATGCTAAAGGCTTATGGGCTATGGCCTATGAAAACTGATcgaatatatgatattttaatttgctTGGCAATTGTAGGCATGAGGAAAAATAATCTGTCCAAACATGTAAAGAAAGCAATCCATATGCACCTATCAAAAGGAAAAATGCATAGTTaaccattttcaaaatattggaGATCAGtaataaattcatataattatttgtttaatttctctAATCATCCTATAAATATTTGGTACAACTTTTGGTTAGGTGATAGATTTGAAAGTTGTTGATAGTAAGTAATTAGCTTTGACAGAAACGAAAttttgtatcattttttttaatccttttgaCATAAGAATGATAACAAATCATTCTGATATGTTGCTGTTCAAAATCAAGCCACCAATTAGATGGCAATAATATCAGATGCACTGCTTTAATTTCACTCATAAACCTCTATTGTATACTCATCTGCAGATGGCAGGCTCACCACATACTTCGTCACTTGAGCGCAGAGTAACCGGAGGATTGCTGCTTAATAAACTTGAAGAAGTCAACAAATCAGTGAAGGTTTGTATCTTTTCTTAATAGAGCATGGATTCTACTGAAGAACCTACAACTTTCTTTCTCTCAACTAGATAGAAACAcaaattcttaatttcttcttgtcctCGCTCCAGACCTTAACCAtggttttttggaaaattttctGTATTAGTTGACCATTTACTAGCTCCAATTgagttaactttttttattatttgcatTCATCTTTAGCTGACTTATTTTTGTTCTCTGTATTTATTATGACCAGAGACTTGAGTTGCTTATTGAGAAGTCGCATGCTTCTTCCTCCATCAGCTGAAGGTACCATAGTTTAGCAGTGCAAGAATTGAATTGAAAGGAGTTTCCAAATTAATAGTACCTTATTTATCACTATGGAGATAGTGAATAATGATTTCATTATCTTAGTGCTACTGTGTCACTGCTATGGCTGACCCCATAGAACTCTGCCTGAGGATTGTAGATGTTTAGAACCTCAAATTTTGATTACATAATTGTTTTTACtagtttcttccatttttagtcctttttttaattttaattgtatataGCCCAATTGGTATATTTCTATACCATAACAAAAGCCtccactgttttttttttccttcatataATATAACCAAATCAGCTTAATCAAATGGACGTTATATACAAATAATCACTACCGGCGTAGAACATTATCACAAATTTTGGGGTATAGCTTTTTCACACTCTCACTTCCtcaatttatccttcttaagaTTCTCTTCAAATTGTCTCCTGCATTGTTATTTTGACCAAAATATTCTTTATTACTTTATAGTTTTTGttgtcaataaataataaatgctaTAATTTAACAACAGTACTAAGATAaactcagtttttttttctcttataaagaTTGGAGAAGATAAATAACACAAATTAATTAAgtagaaatattaataaatctGAATAATCttaagaataattttgaaaaaataatataaatcttaaaaatttaatgttactaattatattaaacaactaagttaatttttacaaaTCAATTAAAAGGGTCGTGTGTGTGTCTATATGTATAAATGTATATATGAGGGAGGTAGAAAGGAACATTGTACTTTTCAAGCTATTGGTGCGGCTCAAATCAATGACAGCCACCTATTGTATCTCATAAACGTACGATATTAACTTGTGGTTAGAATTAAATGATGAACCTCTTTTCTTACAAGAGAAAGATAGGGACTGATTTATCACTTATATATCCAATATATATGGTTAGTCACAGTCTTCTACATTAATATATTTGTGGCGTGTTTAGTTATTAAACATCTAAGAATGGCTACTTTTCCTACTCTTCATGGCCTGCACAATCCTCTTCCTCGATCTCAATTCCTAGGCCAAGATCACCCTCTCACTCACCAATTCCCTCTCAAGCAACAAGTGCATCACAAAACAGCACCAACTCATGAAGTTCTAATGCCACGTGCTGCAAAGTTCAACATATTGGAAATGATGGGAGGGAGAGGACTATGCAACGGGGAAAAGGGTCTTCAGCAAGAGCTGAAAAGGCAAGTTGTTGTTCCACAATCATCAATATCAtcacaagaagaagaagcaccAAGTGGTGAAAAAGAGGAGCAAGAAGGTGAaggtggtgatgatgatgaaggaAGTGTTGAGGTACCAGAAGATGGTTTTGAGAAGGAAATGATGGGGCTAACAGGGGGTTTTCCTGGGGGTGAGAAAGGGTTGAAAAAGTTTATTGAGAAAAAACAACCCTCCTACAAAAGCAACTAATAATGTTGTCTCCCTCTCATTTTGAAAGAGGCCATTGTGAAGAATATTCAAAGGAAATTaatgttcatttttatttgatgttataTATCTGTGCCCTTCTGATTTTTGACAATTCAAACTTGGATGAGGTTTGTTTTCTTAAGTCTTATCTCCCCCCTTTCTGATGAGTCTCAGAATTTTGTATGGAGggtttaatttaatgttttcctttcaattcATCGTGAATATCTACATGGAGctcaattaacaatttaatgcatctaatttaattaaatgttatatatgaag
This window harbors:
- the LOC100794759 gene encoding uncharacterized protein, which translates into the protein MLIGHADPISESRSLKDQILAYSGSELSDDEQEGCLEQILYSASFEEHARNCVKYDTVIWLAISLLLVLAWGIGLLMLLYLPIRRYVLQKDLSSRRLYVTRTEVVYKVSRPSYIPFWGTARIERRVPLSLVIDIIIEQGCLQSIYGIHTFRVESIAHGKAAPVDELQVQGVSDPSLLRKMIITEASKITQDVSTSGNHAGPSTDVENIALMPRATEGSVVLRSPSKSLKMAGSPHTSSLERRVTGGLLLNKLEEVNKSVKRLELLIEKSHASSSIS
- the LOC100527171 gene encoding uncharacterized protein LOC100527171, with the protein product MATFPTLHGLHNPLPRSQFLGQDHPLTHQFPLKQQVHHKTAPTHEVLMPRAAKFNILEMMGGRGLCNGEKGLQQELKRQVVVPQSSISSQEEEAPSGEKEEQEGEGGDDDEGSVEVPEDGFEKEMMGLTGGFPGGEKGLKKFIEKKQPSYKSN